A window of the Gammaproteobacteria bacterium genome harbors these coding sequences:
- a CDS encoding pseudouridine synthase: MRLDKFISQNLGITCKETKQLLRQDLIEVDGSSHCAANQQVDENNHITFRGRTLFTPGPLYFMLNKPEGYICATKDNRYPTVLDLLDEPRVQTLHPVGRLDIDTTGLVLLTNDGQWSHGITSPKRHKVKCYRAHLAEPLIEGVEKKFATGIMLKGEKRRTLPAQLKRITPTEVELAIAEGRYHQVKRMFAAMENAVTTLHRISIGPLHLDSELPEGHYRALNSHEIESLR; this comes from the coding sequence ATGCGACTGGATAAATTCATCAGCCAAAACCTCGGCATCACATGCAAAGAGACTAAGCAGCTGCTGCGCCAAGATTTAATTGAGGTGGATGGTTCCAGCCACTGCGCTGCCAATCAGCAGGTCGATGAAAACAACCACATCACCTTCCGAGGGCGCACACTGTTTACGCCCGGCCCACTCTACTTTATGCTGAATAAACCTGAGGGGTATATCTGCGCGACCAAAGATAACCGGTACCCCACGGTGCTGGATCTTCTCGATGAGCCTCGCGTCCAGACCCTGCATCCAGTGGGTCGCCTCGATATCGATACCACTGGCCTGGTGCTATTAACCAATGATGGTCAATGGAGTCATGGCATCACGTCACCCAAGCGCCATAAAGTGAAGTGCTACCGGGCGCATTTAGCAGAGCCCTTAATTGAGGGTGTTGAAAAGAAGTTTGCCACAGGCATTATGCTGAAAGGTGAGAAGAGGCGCACCCTACCCGCTCAACTCAAGCGCATCACTCCCACTGAGGTTGAGCTCGCTATCGCAGAGGGTCGCTACCACCAGGTCAAGCGTATGTTTGCAGCAATGGAGAATGCCGTGACCACACTGCATCGCATCAGTATTGGCCCTCTTCATCTCGACAGCGAGCTGCCCGAGGGCCACTATCGAGCACTGAATAGCCATGAGATAGAGTCTTTACGATGA